One segment of Phaeacidiphilus oryzae TH49 DNA contains the following:
- the dapA gene encoding 4-hydroxy-tetrahydrodipicolinate synthase: MVPTSTPQTPFGRVLTAMVTPFAADGSLDLDGAQRLAAHLVDAGNDGLVISGTTGESPTTSTVEKDSLLRAVVEAVGDRAFVVAGVGTNDTRRSIELAHQAVAAGAHGLLAVTPYYNKPPQEGLYRHFTAIADATELPVMLYDIPGRSGVPIRTETFLRLAEHPRIVANKDAKGDLAAASEVIARTGLAWYSGEDVLNLPLLSIGAVGFVSVVGHVVTPELRALLEAHLSGDHAKATEIHLRLLPVYQGIFRNQGVILSKAALNLLGLPAGPLRLPLVEATEAEIEQLRQDLRAGGVHL, translated from the coding sequence ATGGTTCCGACCTCTACCCCCCAGACCCCCTTCGGACGGGTGCTCACCGCGATGGTGACCCCGTTCGCCGCGGACGGCTCCCTCGACCTCGACGGAGCCCAGCGCCTGGCGGCCCACCTCGTCGACGCGGGCAACGACGGCCTCGTGATCAGCGGCACCACCGGTGAGTCGCCGACCACCAGCACGGTCGAGAAAGACTCCCTGCTGCGGGCCGTGGTCGAAGCCGTCGGGGATCGCGCCTTCGTCGTCGCGGGGGTCGGCACCAACGACACTCGGCGCAGCATCGAGCTCGCCCACCAGGCCGTCGCCGCCGGCGCGCACGGGCTGCTCGCCGTCACGCCGTACTACAACAAGCCGCCGCAGGAAGGGCTCTACCGCCACTTCACCGCGATCGCGGACGCCACCGAGCTCCCGGTGATGCTCTACGACATCCCCGGCCGCAGCGGGGTGCCCATCCGGACCGAGACCTTCCTCCGGCTCGCCGAGCACCCGCGGATCGTGGCCAACAAGGACGCCAAGGGCGACCTGGCCGCCGCCTCCGAGGTGATCGCCCGGACCGGCCTCGCCTGGTACTCCGGCGAGGACGTGCTCAACCTGCCGCTGCTCTCGATCGGCGCGGTCGGCTTCGTGAGCGTCGTCGGCCATGTGGTGACCCCGGAGCTGCGGGCCCTGCTGGAGGCCCACCTCAGCGGCGACCACGCCAAGGCGACCGAGATCCACCTGCGTTTGCTCCCCGTGTACCAGGGGATCTTCCGGAACCAGGGCGTCATCCTGAGCAAGGCGGCGCTCAACCTCCTCGGACTGCCCGCCGGCCCCCTCCGGCTCCCCCTGGTGGAGGCCACCGAGGCGGAAATCGAGCAATTGCGGCAGGACCTGCGCGCTGGAGGGGTACACCTCTGA
- the thyX gene encoding FAD-dependent thymidylate synthase, translated as MTAETPSAPAPAADISFRDDVTVELVRHAARDADVLFAARVSTAGEQSLAELEKDPARSKGLINYLMRDRHGTPFEHNSMTFFVSAPIFVFREFHRHRVGFSYNEESGRYRELQPVFYVPAPERKLVQQGRPGKYEFVTGTPEQHKVTVESMESAYREAYARYREMLAAGVAREVARAVLPVGLFSSMYATCNARSLMHFLSLRTKDERAKVPSFPQREIEMVAERMEQQWAELMPLTHEAFNEHGRVAP; from the coding sequence GTGACCGCAGAGACCCCATCCGCCCCCGCCCCCGCAGCCGACATCAGCTTCCGTGACGACGTCACCGTGGAGCTCGTCCGGCACGCCGCCCGCGACGCGGACGTCCTCTTCGCCGCGCGCGTCTCCACCGCCGGCGAGCAGTCCCTCGCGGAGCTGGAGAAGGACCCGGCCCGCTCCAAGGGCCTGATCAACTACCTGATGCGGGACCGCCACGGCACGCCCTTCGAGCACAACTCGATGACCTTCTTCGTCAGCGCGCCGATCTTCGTCTTCCGCGAGTTCCACCGCCACCGCGTGGGCTTCTCGTACAACGAGGAGAGCGGCCGCTACCGCGAGCTCCAGCCGGTCTTCTACGTTCCCGCGCCCGAGCGCAAGCTCGTCCAGCAGGGCCGCCCCGGCAAGTACGAGTTCGTCACCGGCACCCCCGAGCAGCACAAGGTGACGGTCGAGTCGATGGAGTCGGCCTACCGCGAGGCCTACGCCCGCTACCGGGAGATGCTGGCCGCCGGCGTCGCCCGCGAGGTGGCCCGCGCGGTGCTCCCGGTCGGCCTCTTCTCCTCGATGTACGCCACCTGCAACGCCCGTTCGCTGATGCACTTCCTCTCCCTGCGGACCAAGGACGAGCGGGCGAAGGTGCCGTCTTTCCCACAGCGGGAGATCGAGATGGTGGCCGAGCGGATGGAGCAGCAGTGGGCCGAGCTCATGCCGCTCACCCACGAGGCCTTCAACGAGCACGGCCGGGTGGCCCCCTGA
- a CDS encoding tetratricopeptide repeat protein has product MIARVMYFVVSTALLLGFAVVVATGVQLMASGDGPAIGIGVCAELLVVIGCWFLWKTYAFGRDSGRLAKLLEAEGGLPVDELARDEHGRIDRASADEVFAKRKAETEASPEDWRAWFRLAVAYSDARDVPRARKAMHRAIDLQARGTG; this is encoded by the coding sequence GTGATCGCCCGCGTCATGTACTTCGTGGTCTCCACCGCGCTGCTGCTCGGCTTCGCGGTGGTGGTCGCCACCGGGGTCCAGCTGATGGCCTCCGGGGACGGCCCGGCGATCGGGATAGGCGTCTGCGCCGAACTCCTGGTCGTCATCGGCTGCTGGTTCCTCTGGAAGACCTACGCCTTCGGCCGCGACAGCGGCCGGCTGGCGAAGCTGCTGGAGGCCGAGGGCGGCCTCCCGGTGGACGAGCTGGCCCGGGACGAGCACGGGCGGATCGACCGCGCCTCCGCCGACGAGGTCTTCGCCAAGCGCAAGGCCGAGACCGAGGCCTCCCCGGAGGACTGGCGGGCCTGGTTCCGGCTCGCCGTGGCCTACTCCGACGCCCGCGACGTACCGCGCGCCCGCAAGGCCATGCACCGGGCGATCGACCTCCAGGCCCGGGGCACCGGGTGA
- the dapB gene encoding 4-hydroxy-tetrahydrodipicolinate reductase yields the protein MSTPQRVAVIGAKGRIGSEAVKAVEIAEGMELVAALTRGDELETLSAAKAGVAVELTHPDSVMANLEYCIGHGIHVVTGTTGWTDERIATVRAWLAESPGTGVLIAPNFSIGAVLTMRFAQEAAKFFPTSEIIELHHNRKADAPSGTAARTAQLMAEARAEAGVELTPDPTTHALDGARGAEVAGIPVHSVRLQGLLAHQEVLFGGVGETLTIRHDSLHHSSFMPGILLGVRRVADHPGLTVGLEHFLVAPDED from the coding sequence ATGAGCACGCCCCAGCGGGTGGCCGTCATCGGCGCCAAGGGCCGGATCGGCTCGGAGGCGGTCAAGGCCGTCGAGATCGCCGAGGGAATGGAGCTGGTCGCGGCCCTGACCCGCGGCGACGAGCTGGAGACCCTCAGCGCGGCCAAGGCCGGCGTCGCCGTCGAGCTCACCCACCCCGACTCGGTGATGGCCAACCTCGAGTACTGCATCGGCCACGGCATCCACGTGGTCACCGGCACCACCGGCTGGACCGACGAGCGGATCGCCACCGTCCGGGCCTGGCTCGCGGAGTCGCCGGGCACGGGCGTGCTGATCGCCCCCAACTTCTCCATCGGCGCCGTGCTGACCATGCGCTTCGCGCAGGAGGCGGCGAAGTTCTTCCCCACCTCCGAGATCATCGAGCTGCACCACAACCGCAAGGCGGACGCCCCCAGCGGCACCGCGGCGCGGACCGCACAGCTGATGGCCGAGGCCCGGGCCGAGGCCGGCGTCGAGCTCACCCCCGACCCGACCACCCACGCGCTGGACGGCGCCCGGGGCGCCGAGGTCGCCGGGATCCCGGTCCACTCGGTCCGGCTGCAGGGGCTGCTGGCCCACCAGGAGGTCCTCTTCGGCGGCGTCGGGGAGACCCTGACGATCCGTCACGACTCCCTCCACCACAGCTCCTTCATGCCGGGCATCCTGCTGGGCGTCCGCCGGGTGGCGGACCACCCGGGGCTCACCGTCGGCCTGGAGCACTTCCTGGTCGCCCCGGACGAGGACTGA
- a CDS encoding M16 family metallopeptidase, which produces MAQQDQPRTQLDAQAQEPGTTVTLLPGADGAGTVRRTVLPGGLRVVTETLPTVRSACFGIWVGVGSRDETPTLNGATHYLEHLLFKGTEQRSALDISAALDAVGGEMNAFTAKEFTCYYARVLDADLPLAIDVVSDMLTDSLIRPEDVDAERGVILEEIAMTEDDPGDVVHDLFAHTVYGDGPLGRPVLGTTDTINALTRDQVADFYHRRYTPEHLVVAAAGNVDHDEVVRRVERDFRLAGTLSRTPGARPSVPRGGAHQLRAADRCEIVDRPTEQTHLVLGMPGVSRHDDRRWALGVLNSALGGGMSSRLFQEVREKRGLAYSVYSYTSSYADSGLFGIYAGCQPGRAEEVLKICRDELERVVSDGIDEEELARAVGQIRGSTVLGMEDTGSLMSRVGKAELCHGSHLSVNELLDRISAVTADEVRSVAKDVLGAHRPSLSVIGPVDDKRAAALAAVAD; this is translated from the coding sequence GTGGCGCAGCAGGACCAGCCCCGTACCCAGCTCGACGCGCAGGCCCAGGAGCCGGGGACCACCGTGACCCTGCTGCCCGGCGCGGACGGCGCAGGAACCGTGCGGCGGACCGTGCTCCCCGGCGGACTGCGGGTGGTCACCGAGACCCTGCCGACCGTCCGCTCGGCCTGCTTCGGCATCTGGGTCGGCGTCGGCTCCCGGGACGAGACGCCGACCCTCAACGGCGCCACCCACTATCTGGAGCACCTCCTCTTCAAGGGCACCGAGCAGCGCAGCGCGCTGGACATCTCGGCGGCCCTGGACGCCGTCGGCGGCGAGATGAACGCCTTCACCGCGAAGGAGTTCACCTGCTACTACGCCCGCGTCCTGGACGCCGACCTGCCGCTGGCCATCGACGTGGTCAGCGACATGCTCACCGACTCGCTGATCCGGCCCGAGGACGTGGACGCCGAGCGCGGCGTCATCCTCGAGGAGATCGCGATGACCGAGGACGACCCCGGCGACGTCGTCCACGACCTCTTCGCCCACACCGTCTACGGCGACGGCCCGCTCGGCCGCCCGGTGCTCGGCACCACCGACACCATCAACGCCCTCACCCGGGACCAGGTCGCCGACTTCTACCACCGCCGCTACACCCCCGAGCACCTGGTCGTCGCCGCGGCCGGCAACGTCGACCACGACGAGGTCGTCCGCCGCGTCGAGCGGGACTTCCGCCTGGCCGGGACGCTGTCCCGGACGCCCGGGGCCCGGCCCTCCGTACCGCGCGGCGGGGCGCACCAGCTGCGTGCCGCGGACCGCTGCGAGATCGTCGACCGCCCCACCGAGCAGACCCACCTGGTCCTCGGCATGCCCGGGGTCTCCCGACACGACGACCGGCGCTGGGCGCTGGGCGTCCTCAACTCCGCACTCGGCGGCGGGATGAGCTCCCGGCTCTTCCAGGAGGTCCGGGAGAAGCGCGGGCTGGCCTACTCGGTGTACTCGTACACCTCCTCCTACGCCGACTCCGGGCTGTTCGGCATCTACGCCGGCTGCCAGCCGGGGCGGGCCGAGGAGGTGCTCAAGATCTGCCGGGACGAGCTGGAGCGGGTCGTCTCCGACGGGATCGACGAGGAGGAGCTGGCCCGCGCCGTCGGCCAGATCCGCGGCTCCACCGTCCTCGGCATGGAGGACACCGGCTCGCTGATGAGCCGGGTCGGCAAGGCCGAGCTCTGCCACGGCAGCCACCTGTCGGTGAACGAGCTGCTGGACCGGATCTCCGCGGTCACCGCGGACGAGGTACGGTCCGTCGCGAAGGACGTCCTCGGCGCCCACCGGCCGTCCCTCTCCGTCATCGGCCCGGTCGACGACAAGCGGGCCGCGGCGCTCGCCGCCGTGGCCGACTGA
- a CDS encoding polyribonucleotide nucleotidyltransferase, translated as MEENNVHYAEAVIDNGPFGTRTVRFETGRLARQAAGSAVAYLDDETMVLSATTAGKHPKDQLDFFPLTVDVEERMYAAGRIPGSFFRREGRPSEDAILTCRLIDRPLRPSFKKGLRNEIQVVATIMALNPDHLYDVVAINAASASTQLAGLPFSGPIGGVRVALIEGRWVAFPTHSELENAVFDMVVAGRVLEDGDVAIMMVEAEATDKTIKLVEGGAEAPTEEVVAAGLEASKPFIKVLCRAQQQLADAAAKETAEFPIFLDFQDDVLEALTKAVESDLAKALTIAGKQEREAELDRVKGLAVEKLLPEFEGREKEISAAYRALTKKLVRQRVIKDKVRIDGRGVTDIRTLAAEVEVVPRVHGSALFERGETQILGISTLNMLRMEQQLDTLAPETRKRYMHNYNFPPYSTGETGRVGSPKRREIGHGALAERALVPVLPTREEFPYAIRQVSEALGSNGSTSMGSVCASTMSLLNAGVPLKAPVAGIAMGLISQEIDGETHYVTLTDILGAEDAFGDMDFKVAGTKEFVTALQLDTKLDGIPASVLAAALKQARDARLHILDVMHEAIDVPDEMSPNAPRIITVKIPVDKIGEVIGPKGKMINQIQEDTGADITIEDDGTIYIGASDGPSAEAARSTINSIANPTMPEVGERYLGTVVKTTTFGAFVSLMPGKDGLLHITQIRKMVGGKRVENVDDVLPVGTKVQVEIAEIDQRGKLSLIPVLEEGEKAEGAAE; from the coding sequence GTGGAAGAGAACAACGTCCACTACGCCGAAGCCGTGATCGACAACGGTCCCTTCGGCACCCGCACCGTGCGGTTCGAGACCGGTCGGCTGGCCCGTCAGGCCGCCGGCTCCGCCGTCGCCTACCTCGACGACGAGACGATGGTGCTCTCCGCGACCACCGCGGGCAAGCACCCCAAGGACCAGCTGGACTTCTTCCCGCTGACCGTCGACGTCGAGGAGCGGATGTACGCCGCCGGTCGCATCCCCGGCTCGTTCTTCCGCCGCGAGGGCCGGCCTTCCGAGGACGCCATCCTCACCTGCCGGCTGATCGACCGCCCGCTGCGCCCGTCCTTCAAGAAGGGCCTGCGCAACGAGATCCAGGTCGTCGCCACCATCATGGCGCTCAACCCCGACCACCTCTACGACGTGGTCGCCATCAACGCCGCCTCGGCCTCCACCCAGCTGGCCGGGCTGCCGTTCTCCGGCCCGATCGGCGGCGTCCGCGTCGCCCTGATCGAGGGCCGCTGGGTCGCCTTCCCGACCCACTCCGAGCTGGAGAACGCGGTCTTCGACATGGTCGTGGCCGGCCGTGTCCTGGAGGACGGCGACGTCGCGATCATGATGGTCGAGGCCGAGGCCACCGACAAGACCATCAAGCTGGTCGAGGGCGGTGCCGAGGCGCCGACCGAGGAGGTCGTGGCCGCCGGCCTGGAGGCCTCGAAGCCCTTCATCAAGGTGCTGTGCCGCGCCCAGCAGCAGCTGGCCGACGCCGCCGCCAAGGAGACCGCCGAGTTCCCGATCTTCCTGGACTTCCAGGACGACGTCCTCGAGGCGCTCACCAAGGCCGTCGAGTCCGACCTCGCCAAGGCGCTGACCATCGCCGGCAAGCAGGAGCGCGAGGCCGAGCTGGACCGGGTCAAGGGCCTGGCCGTGGAGAAGCTGCTGCCCGAGTTCGAGGGCCGCGAGAAGGAGATCTCCGCCGCCTACCGCGCGCTGACCAAGAAGCTGGTCCGCCAGCGGGTCATCAAGGACAAGGTCCGCATCGACGGCCGCGGGGTCACCGACATCCGCACCCTGGCCGCCGAGGTCGAGGTCGTCCCGCGGGTCCACGGCTCGGCGCTCTTCGAGCGCGGCGAGACCCAGATCCTGGGCATCTCCACGCTGAACATGCTCCGGATGGAGCAGCAGCTGGACACCCTGGCGCCGGAGACCCGCAAGCGATACATGCACAACTACAACTTCCCGCCGTACTCCACCGGTGAGACCGGCCGCGTCGGCTCCCCGAAGCGCCGCGAGATCGGTCACGGCGCCCTGGCCGAGCGCGCGCTCGTGCCGGTGCTGCCGACCCGCGAGGAGTTCCCCTACGCGATCCGCCAGGTCTCCGAGGCCCTCGGGTCCAACGGCTCGACGTCCATGGGCTCGGTCTGCGCCTCCACCATGTCGCTGCTGAACGCCGGTGTGCCGCTGAAGGCCCCGGTCGCCGGCATCGCCATGGGCCTGATCTCGCAGGAGATCGACGGCGAGACCCACTATGTGACGCTGACCGACATCCTCGGTGCCGAGGACGCCTTCGGCGACATGGACTTCAAGGTCGCCGGCACCAAGGAGTTCGTGACCGCGCTCCAGCTCGACACCAAGCTGGACGGCATCCCCGCCTCCGTGCTGGCCGCCGCCCTGAAGCAGGCCCGGGACGCCCGCCTCCACATCCTGGACGTCATGCACGAGGCGATCGACGTCCCGGACGAGATGTCCCCGAACGCCCCGCGGATCATCACCGTCAAGATCCCGGTGGACAAGATCGGTGAGGTCATCGGCCCCAAGGGCAAGATGATCAACCAGATCCAGGAGGACACCGGCGCGGACATCACCATCGAGGACGACGGCACCATCTACATCGGTGCCTCCGACGGTCCGTCCGCCGAGGCCGCCCGCTCGACGATCAACTCGATCGCCAACCCGACCATGCCGGAGGTCGGCGAGCGGTACCTGGGCACGGTCGTGAAGACCACCACCTTCGGTGCCTTCGTCTCGCTGATGCCGGGCAAGGACGGTCTGCTGCACATCACGCAGATCCGCAAGATGGTCGGCGGCAAGCGGGTCGAGAACGTGGACGACGTGCTGCCGGTCGGCACCAAGGTCCAGGTCGAGATCGCCGAGATCGACCAGCGCGGCAAGCTCTCCCTCATTCCGGTCCTGGAAGAGGGCGAGAAGGCTGAGGGCGCGGCGGAGTGA
- the rpsO gene encoding 30S ribosomal protein S15, producing MALDPAVKKQIIDEFGTKEGDTGSPEVQVALLSRRISDLTEHLKTHKHDHHSRRGLLLLVGQRRRLLQYLAKKDIERFRAVVDRLGIRRGAAGAAR from the coding sequence GTGGCCCTCGACCCCGCGGTCAAGAAGCAGATCATCGATGAGTTCGGGACCAAGGAGGGCGACACCGGCTCCCCCGAGGTTCAGGTCGCTCTGCTCAGCCGTCGTATCTCGGACCTGACCGAGCACCTCAAGACCCACAAGCACGACCACCACTCGCGCCGGGGCCTGCTGCTCCTGGTCGGCCAGCGCCGCCGCCTGCTGCAGTACCTGGCCAAGAAGGACATCGAGCGCTTCCGCGCCGTCGTCGACCGCCTCGGCATCCGCCGCGGTGCGGCCGGCGCCGCCCGCTGA
- the eccD gene encoding type VII secretion integral membrane protein EccD, whose product MSTSATTGFCRVTVVAPDSRIDVALPEDIPLADVYPEVLRISGQIQDEGAPAGYHLVRRDGSVLDSSLPLAAQQVRDGDVLSLRPFAESLAPAVYDDVADAIATAVSDDSRTWASSLMGISGLIGASVLLVLLGLALWFSNLQHNMHSLPGVLAALSAVLLLALSGIRSRVYEDKGSAIALGLAALPHAMIAGSGAFDFGQTQLGPGRVQFLTGSIAVLLASVLLVALLPDGDAPFVSAAFASVIGTLAAFGMVLTSASAREVAACAGVVAVGVIGFLPALSARFARLPVAFQSPQQGGAGRRGEPTSAAAFAEEYDSVAARARRGHELLVGLVGGCAAVIVGSAVVLGFVDSAWPEWTALALGLATMLRARLFQYRAQVLCLLVAGISSIALLVLGLSLHMPRYIQEHLMQNDSAAVSIRTVWLAAAIAAGAAILVAIGLVVPKRGVSPFWGRLLDIVDGLTLAALIPLALAVVDVYGTVRGFTS is encoded by the coding sequence GTGAGCACGAGCGCCACCACCGGGTTCTGCAGAGTCACGGTCGTAGCACCCGACAGCCGGATCGACGTCGCACTGCCCGAGGACATTCCGCTCGCCGACGTCTACCCGGAGGTGCTGCGGATCTCGGGGCAGATCCAGGACGAGGGCGCGCCGGCCGGCTACCACCTGGTCCGCCGGGACGGCTCGGTGCTGGACAGCAGCCTGCCGCTGGCCGCCCAGCAGGTGCGCGACGGCGACGTGCTGAGCCTCCGCCCGTTCGCCGAGTCCCTCGCCCCGGCGGTCTACGACGACGTGGCGGACGCGATCGCCACCGCGGTCTCCGACGACAGCCGCACCTGGGCCTCCTCGCTGATGGGCATCTCCGGACTGATCGGCGCCTCGGTGCTGCTCGTCCTCCTCGGCCTCGCGCTGTGGTTCTCCAACCTGCAGCACAACATGCACAGCCTGCCCGGCGTGCTGGCCGCGCTCTCCGCGGTGCTGCTGCTCGCCCTCTCCGGCATCCGCTCCCGGGTGTACGAGGACAAGGGCTCGGCGATCGCCCTCGGCCTGGCCGCGCTCCCGCACGCGATGATCGCCGGATCCGGCGCCTTCGACTTCGGGCAGACCCAGCTCGGCCCCGGCCGGGTCCAGTTCCTCACCGGCTCGATCGCCGTCCTCCTCGCCTCGGTGCTGCTGGTGGCGCTCCTCCCGGACGGCGACGCCCCGTTCGTCTCGGCGGCCTTCGCCTCCGTGATCGGCACCCTGGCCGCCTTCGGCATGGTGCTCACCAGCGCCTCCGCCCGGGAGGTCGCGGCCTGCGCCGGGGTCGTCGCGGTCGGCGTCATCGGCTTCCTGCCCGCGCTCTCCGCGCGGTTCGCCCGGCTCCCGGTCGCCTTCCAGTCCCCGCAGCAGGGCGGCGCGGGCCGCCGCGGCGAGCCCACCTCCGCGGCGGCCTTCGCCGAGGAGTACGACAGCGTCGCCGCCCGCGCCCGGCGCGGCCACGAGCTGCTGGTCGGCCTGGTCGGCGGCTGCGCCGCGGTGATCGTCGGCAGCGCGGTGGTGCTGGGCTTCGTGGACAGCGCGTGGCCGGAGTGGACGGCGCTCGCGCTGGGGCTCGCGACCATGCTGCGCGCCCGCCTCTTCCAGTACCGCGCCCAGGTGCTCTGCCTGCTGGTCGCCGGGATCAGCAGCATCGCGCTGCTGGTCCTCGGGCTCTCGCTGCACATGCCCCGGTACATCCAGGAGCACCTGATGCAGAACGACTCGGCGGCGGTCTCCATCCGCACCGTGTGGCTGGCCGCGGCGATCGCCGCCGGGGCCGCGATCCTGGTGGCGATCGGCCTGGTGGTGCCGAAGCGCGGGGTCTCGCCGTTCTGGGGCCGGCTGCTGGACATCGTGGACGGCCTGACGCTGGCCGCGCTGATCCCGCTGGCGCTCGCCGTGGTCGACGTCTACGGGACGGTCCGCGGCTTCACCTCCTGA